The Sorangiineae bacterium MSr11367 genome window below encodes:
- the mdcH gene encoding malonate decarboxylase subunit epsilon — protein MSIAFLFPGQGAQSPGFLHALPPHPAITATLEEACHALNASLDELDATDALHSTVTVQLATLVAGVAGARALAAEGALPFAVAGLSIGSYAAAVMCGALAFSDALHLAHLRAYCMERTYPRGYGMAAITGLTERHVARLIQPIDDVYLANINAPTQLVVAGTDAALDAAMAAARKAGARTLRRLDIAVPSHCILQQDAGAQLTQAFDAVTLAPPRIPYIGNRGGRALRTVDAIRDDLATNLAHPVRWHDATCVLHELGARVFLELPPGHALADLAREAFPDARALAMENQSPEALARILTEPQGTGV, from the coding sequence ATGAGCATCGCTTTTCTCTTTCCGGGACAGGGCGCGCAGAGCCCCGGGTTCTTGCACGCGCTTCCGCCGCACCCCGCCATCACCGCCACCCTCGAGGAAGCATGCCATGCGCTGAATGCATCGCTCGACGAACTCGATGCAACCGACGCATTGCACTCGACGGTCACCGTGCAACTCGCCACGCTGGTGGCCGGCGTCGCCGGAGCCCGTGCCTTGGCGGCGGAAGGAGCCCTCCCCTTCGCGGTGGCCGGGCTCTCGATTGGAAGCTATGCCGCGGCCGTCATGTGCGGGGCCCTCGCGTTCAGCGATGCCCTCCACCTCGCCCATCTGCGTGCATACTGCATGGAACGAACCTACCCGCGCGGCTACGGCATGGCCGCGATCACCGGCCTCACCGAGCGGCACGTTGCCCGCCTGATTCAGCCCATCGACGATGTCTACCTCGCCAACATCAATGCCCCCACGCAGCTCGTCGTTGCCGGCACGGATGCCGCCCTCGACGCTGCAATGGCCGCCGCACGAAAGGCCGGTGCACGCACCCTTCGCCGCCTCGACATCGCCGTCCCTTCGCATTGCATCCTGCAGCAAGATGCCGGTGCGCAGCTCACGCAGGCCTTCGACGCGGTGACGCTCGCACCACCGCGCATCCCCTACATCGGAAATCGGGGTGGGCGCGCACTCCGCACCGTCGATGCCATTCGCGACGATCTGGCGACGAACCTCGCCCATCCCGTGCGCTGGCACGACGCCACCTGCGTGCTCCATGAATTGGGCGCACGCGTCTTTCTCGAGTTACCCCCCGGGCACGCCCTCGCCGACCTTGCACGCGAAGCGTTCCCCGATGCGCGCGCCTTGGCCATGGAGAATCAATCCCCCGAGGCCCTCGCCCGCATTCTCACCGAGCCTCAGGGCACGGGCGTGTAA
- a CDS encoding malonate decarboxylase holo-ACP synthase, with protein sequence MERVATVHDLLRIEGDLGGEVPAWVAASLRRAPWVVVRRGASPPSHIAVGIRGTSRDQRFAAFVPAERVLERITPEHLAACRTWRTSHRLGRVPALSTLEAIAPVLDDTGLRWGPAGSVGFELASGVDTAREGSDLDLVVRAQVPIPRSQARALVAYLARQPVAVDVRIETPAGAIALLELASSTASLLLRTSTEGARLVADPWQAP encoded by the coding sequence ATGGAACGGGTAGCCACCGTCCACGATCTGCTCCGCATCGAGGGCGATCTCGGCGGCGAGGTGCCCGCATGGGTCGCGGCGTCCCTTCGTCGGGCGCCATGGGTCGTGGTGCGCCGCGGGGCATCACCCCCCTCGCACATCGCCGTAGGCATTCGCGGAACCTCACGCGATCAACGCTTCGCGGCCTTCGTCCCTGCGGAGCGCGTTCTCGAGCGCATCACCCCCGAGCACCTCGCCGCGTGCCGCACCTGGCGCACGAGCCACCGCCTTGGACGCGTCCCGGCGCTGTCGACGCTGGAGGCCATCGCGCCGGTGCTCGACGACACCGGCCTGCGCTGGGGCCCCGCCGGAAGCGTGGGGTTCGAACTCGCCAGCGGCGTCGACACCGCACGCGAGGGCAGCGATCTGGATCTCGTGGTGCGCGCGCAGGTGCCCATCCCGCGATCGCAGGCGCGCGCCCTCGTCGCCTACCTCGCGCGACAGCCCGTCGCCGTCGACGTGCGCATCGAGACACCGGCCGGCGCCATCGCGCTCCTCGAGCTTGCGTCCTCCACGGCAAGCCTCCTACTCCGCACCTCCACGGAGGGTGCCCGCCTCGTCGCCGACCCGTGGCAGGCACCATGA
- a CDS encoding biotin-independent malonate decarboxylase subunit beta, whose translation MIAESFIEKRARERVRSLLDPGTFRELLGPFDRIMSPWLPMQRIVPQADDGVVIARGTMDGKPVMIGAIEGAFQGGSIGEVSGSKLAAALEHTLVECENGRTTYPVLLLETGGVRLQEANLGLAVIAEIHAAIAALTPRVPVVGVIAGMVGCFGGMSLAAGLCSHLIMTRQGRVGMNGPEVIEQEAGIDELDAGNPRLVWSIFGGEARHRGHLVDALVPDDLTAVREAIRGAWS comes from the coding sequence GAAAGCTTCATCGAGAAACGCGCCCGCGAACGCGTGCGGAGTCTGCTCGACCCCGGCACCTTCCGCGAGCTCTTGGGGCCCTTCGATCGGATCATGTCGCCATGGTTGCCCATGCAACGAATCGTCCCGCAGGCGGACGACGGCGTGGTGATTGCGCGCGGAACGATGGACGGAAAGCCAGTGATGATCGGCGCCATCGAGGGGGCCTTTCAGGGCGGAAGCATCGGCGAGGTCTCGGGCAGCAAGCTCGCCGCCGCCCTCGAGCACACCCTCGTGGAGTGCGAGAACGGCCGCACGACGTACCCCGTCCTTTTGCTCGAGACGGGCGGCGTGCGGCTGCAGGAGGCCAACCTGGGCCTCGCCGTCATTGCGGAGATCCACGCGGCCATTGCCGCGCTGACACCCCGCGTGCCGGTGGTGGGTGTGATCGCGGGGATGGTCGGCTGCTTCGGGGGCATGTCGCTCGCCGCCGGTCTGTGCAGCCACCTGATCATGACGCGGCAAGGGCGGGTGGGGATGAACGGGCCCGAGGTCATCGAGCAGGAGGCGGGCATCGACGAACTCGATGCGGGCAACCCGCGGCTCGTGTGGAGCATTTTCGGCGGCGAGGCGCGGCATCGAGGTCACTTGGTGGACGCGTTGGTGCCGGACGACCTCACCGCGGTGCGCGAGGCCATTCGAGGAGCGTGGTCATGA
- the mdcE gene encoding biotin-independent malonate decarboxylase subunit gamma, whose product MRGATWFTALTDGQAPEQRHSAAIWAADAPLGDEQARFIAVVADPANRFPRARHGEVGIEQARALALEVHAIIGQAKRPIVAIVDVRSQAYGREEEVLGLHRACASAVAAYAEARRAGHPVIALIVGRAMSGAFLAHGYQANRILALDDPEVLVHAMSKEAAARVTRRTVKELETLGEEVLPMSYSIRAYEKLGLLHALLGGVNADAPSNADVVRVKDELVRAVHDARMSPADLSSRLASPQARRTRAASLEVRRLMALQWNG is encoded by the coding sequence ATGAGGGGCGCGACCTGGTTTACCGCGCTGACCGACGGACAGGCGCCCGAGCAGCGGCACTCCGCGGCGATCTGGGCGGCCGATGCGCCGCTCGGTGACGAGCAGGCACGCTTCATCGCGGTGGTGGCCGATCCGGCGAATCGATTTCCACGTGCGCGCCACGGCGAGGTCGGCATCGAGCAGGCGCGTGCGCTGGCTCTGGAGGTGCACGCGATCATCGGGCAAGCGAAGCGGCCCATCGTGGCCATCGTCGACGTGAGGAGCCAAGCCTATGGCCGCGAGGAAGAAGTCCTCGGGCTGCATCGCGCGTGCGCCAGCGCCGTGGCCGCCTACGCGGAGGCGCGCAGGGCAGGCCACCCAGTCATCGCGCTGATCGTGGGGCGCGCCATGTCCGGGGCCTTTCTCGCGCACGGCTACCAGGCGAACCGCATCCTCGCCTTGGACGATCCCGAGGTGCTCGTGCACGCGATGAGCAAAGAGGCGGCGGCCCGCGTCACACGCCGCACGGTGAAGGAGCTCGAGACCTTGGGCGAGGAAGTGCTCCCCATGTCGTATTCGATTCGCGCCTACGAAAAGCTGGGCCTCTTGCACGCGCTCCTCGGCGGTGTGAACGCCGACGCTCCGTCGAACGCGGACGTGGTGCGCGTCAAAGACGAGCTCGTGCGGGCCGTCCATGACGCCCGAATGAGCCCCGCCGATTTGAGCAGCCGCCTCGCCTCCCCCCAAGCGCGTCGAACGCGGGCAGCGTCCCTCGAAGTGCGCCGCCTCATGGCCCTGCAATGGAACGGGTAG